GGCCAAGAACTCGGAAAGCGCTGCGCGGAAGGGCCGTTCGTGAAGACCCTCGGTGACCACTACGCGCCGTTCACGCCCACGGGGGACGCGCTGGTACTCGCCTCGGCGTCGTCGCCGGCCGAACGTGAACTGCTCGACGACTGGCTGGACCGGCAGCGCCGCCAGAACCCGGGCTCCAAGATCGACGTGCTGCTGCTGCCGGGTGACGACGATCCGCCGCCGGGCGTGCTCGCCCAACTGGTATCCGAACTCGAAGCCGGCGAGGACAGGTCCGTCGTGCCGGTGCGGGTGTTCTGGGTGCCGGGCGGACTGCCGACGCGCTCCAAGGTGGTGTCCCTGCTGTCGGGGCGTGACACCTACCGCCCACCGGAAATCCTGCAACGACGGATCCTGCGCCGCGACCAGTCCCGGGCGCGGGTCGTCGCCGGTGAACCCGCCAAGGTCTCCGAGCTGCGCCAGCAGTGGGCCGACACCACCGTCGCCGAAAACCCCCGCGAATTCGCACGATTCGTCATCCGCCGGGCGATCCTCGCGATCGAACGAGTCGAACTGCGGCTGCTCGGGCCGGAGTACAAGTCCCCGCGGCTGATCAAGCCGGAACTCCTGGCGTCGGCGCGGTTCCGCGAAGGGCTGCAGCGTATCCCCGGTGCCGACCTCGAGGCCGCGGGCGAGATGCTCGACGAGCTGTCGACCGGCTGGAGCCGGTTCTCGGTCGATCTGATCCCGTCGCTCGGCCGGGCGATCTTCAGCCGCGGCTTCGACCCGAACATCGACTACGACCGCGACGAAGTCGAGGCGATGCGCCGCAACCTGGAGAACCATCCGGCGGTCCTGCTGTTCTCGCACCGGTCCTACCTCGACGGCGTCATCGTGCCGGTGGCCATGCAGGAGAACCGGTTACCGCCGGTGCACACGTTCGCCGGGATCAACCTGTCGTTCGGGTTCATGGGCCCCCTGATGCGCCACTCCGGGGTGATCTTCCTGCGGCGCAAGCTCGACGACCCGGTGTACAAATACGTGCTGCGCCAGTTCGTCGGCTACATCGTCGAGAAGCGGTTCAACCTCAGCTGGTCGATCGAGGGAACCCGGTCGCGCACCGGAAAGATGTTGCCGCCCAAGCTCGGCCTGCTCGCCTACGTCGCCGACGCGTACCTCGACGGCCGCAGCGAGGACATCCTGCTGCAGCCGGTGTCGATCAGCTTCGACCAACTCCACGAGACCGCCGAGTACGCCGCCTACGCCAGGGGAGGGGAGAAGACCCCCGAAAGCCTGTCGTGGATGTACAACTTCATCAAGGCTCAGGGCGAACGTAACTACGGCAAGATCTACGTCCGCTTCCCCGAGGCGGTGTCGATGCGCGAGTACCTCGGCGTCCCGCACGGCCCGATGTCCACCGACGACGACGCCAAACGCCTGGCGCTGCAGAAGATGGCGTTCGAGGTGTCGTGGCGCATCCTGCGTGCCACGCCGGTCAACGCCAGCGCGCTTGTCTCGGCGCTGCTGCTCACCACCCGCGGCATCGCGCTGACCCTCGACCAGGTCCACCACTCGCTGCAGCCCTCGCTGGACTACCTGGAGCGCAAGCAGACGCCGATGACGAACAGCGCCTTGCGGTTACGGACCCCCGAAGGGGTCCGCTCGGCGCTCGACGCACTGTCCAACCGCCACCCGGTCACGTGCGTCGAGGGCGGTCGCGAGCCGGTGTGGCGGATCGCACCCGAGGACGAGCACGAAGCGGCGTTCTACCGCAACACCCTCATCGACGCGTTCCTGGAGACCTCGCTGGTCGAGTTGGCCCTCGTGCACGCAGGCCGCGCGGAAACCGACCGGCTCAACGCGTTCTGGACGCAGGTGATGCGACTGCGCGACCTGCTCAAGTTCGACTTCTATTTCGCCGACTCGGCGGCGTTCCGCGAACACGTCGCCGAAGAGCTGTCCTGGCAGGACGATTGGGAAGCTCAGGTGAACGCGGGCGAGGAACAGGTGGACGCCCTGTTGCGGGTGAAGTCGCCGCTGCTGGCCGGCGCCATGCTGCGGCCGTTCTTCGAGGCCTACTCGATCGTCGCCGATGTGCTGCGCGACGCGCCCGCCGAGATCGACGAGAAGGAACTCACCCGCCGCGCGCTCGGGCTGGGCAACCAGTACGTCGCGCAGAACCGGGTGCGCAGCAACGAGTCGGTGT
The window above is part of the Mycolicibacterium rutilum genome. Proteins encoded here:
- a CDS encoding glycerol-3-phosphate 1-O-acyltransferase, with the translated sequence MKTLGDHYAPFTPTGDALVLASASSPAERELLDDWLDRQRRQNPGSKIDVLLLPGDDDPPPGVLAQLVSELEAGEDRSVVPVRVFWVPGGLPTRSKVVSLLSGRDTYRPPEILQRRILRRDQSRARVVAGEPAKVSELRQQWADTTVAENPREFARFVIRRAILAIERVELRLLGPEYKSPRLIKPELLASARFREGLQRIPGADLEAAGEMLDELSTGWSRFSVDLIPSLGRAIFSRGFDPNIDYDRDEVEAMRRNLENHPAVLLFSHRSYLDGVIVPVAMQENRLPPVHTFAGINLSFGFMGPLMRHSGVIFLRRKLDDPVYKYVLRQFVGYIVEKRFNLSWSIEGTRSRTGKMLPPKLGLLAYVADAYLDGRSEDILLQPVSISFDQLHETAEYAAYARGGEKTPESLSWMYNFIKAQGERNYGKIYVRFPEAVSMREYLGVPHGPMSTDDDAKRLALQKMAFEVSWRILRATPVNASALVSALLLTTRGIALTLDQVHHSLQPSLDYLERKQTPMTNSALRLRTPEGVRSALDALSNRHPVTCVEGGREPVWRIAPEDEHEAAFYRNTLIDAFLETSLVELALVHAGRAETDRLNAFWTQVMRLRDLLKFDFYFADSAAFREHVAEELSWQDDWEAQVNAGEEQVDALLRVKSPLLAGAMLRPFFEAYSIVADVLRDAPAEIDEKELTRRALGLGNQYVAQNRVRSNESVSALLFATARQVVADQHLLEPAADLQERRLAFRDELRAILRDMDKVERISLKQFMAREAARRKVRLDS